One Lentibacillus cibarius DNA window includes the following coding sequences:
- a CDS encoding CDGSH iron-sulfur domain-containing protein, whose product MSDNTQIKVKDNGPYVVKGDVEMVDAEGNVFETRKTFSLCRCGHSSNKPFCDGSHKRVEFESEPRAE is encoded by the coding sequence ATGAGTGATAACACACAAATAAAGGTAAAAGATAATGGACCATATGTGGTAAAGGGAGATGTAGAAATGGTGGATGCAGAAGGGAATGTGTTTGAGACGAGAAAGACCTTTTCCTTATGTCGTTGTGGACATTCATCCAATAAGCCATTTTGTGATGGCAGCCATAAGAGAGTTGAATTTGAAAGTGAACCGCGTGCCGAATAG
- a CDS encoding nucleoside hydrolase, whose protein sequence is MDKKLIIDCDPGHDDAMAILLAASKGNGLQIEAMTTVAGNVGVDKNTINALRVCELAGLDDTLVAKGADRPLVREPLEAAHVHGKSGLDGTSLPEKPVKQAADMHAVDVIIEKIMNADKDISIVAIGPLTNIALAMRREPRIIPRIQEIAIMGGGTFGNRTPAAEFNIYADAEAAKIVFESGAPLTMFGLDVTHQALATDERMKQLAAIDTPAAAAVMDMLHFYSGAYKGQFAGAALHDPCPVAYLIDPAMFQLENVRVDVETKGEFTYGMTVIDGSDRPNREPNVQFARQLDSDRFWQLFMNALSE, encoded by the coding sequence ATGGATAAGAAACTAATCATTGATTGTGATCCTGGCCACGATGATGCGATGGCCATTCTTTTGGCTGCTTCAAAGGGAAACGGTCTGCAGATAGAGGCAATGACAACGGTGGCCGGTAATGTTGGTGTTGATAAAAACACGATTAATGCGTTGCGTGTATGTGAACTTGCTGGTCTTGACGACACCCTTGTCGCTAAAGGAGCAGATCGGCCATTGGTGAGGGAACCACTGGAGGCTGCTCATGTACATGGCAAAAGCGGTTTGGACGGGACTTCCTTGCCTGAGAAGCCAGTCAAACAGGCTGCTGATATGCATGCGGTTGATGTGATTATCGAGAAAATAATGAACGCAGATAAGGATATCAGCATTGTGGCAATCGGCCCGTTGACGAACATCGCACTGGCTATGCGAAGGGAACCGCGAATTATTCCTCGCATCCAAGAGATTGCAATAATGGGTGGCGGTACATTCGGGAATCGGACACCGGCTGCGGAATTTAACATCTATGCGGATGCCGAGGCGGCTAAGATCGTATTTGAAAGTGGTGCACCGCTAACCATGTTTGGACTCGATGTTACCCATCAGGCACTGGCCACCGATGAGCGGATGAAGCAGCTAGCAGCAATTGACACCCCTGCAGCAGCGGCTGTGATGGATATGCTTCATTTTTATTCAGGTGCTTATAAAGGACAGTTCGCCGGAGCAGCGCTGCACGACCCATGCCCTGTTGCCTATCTGATCGATCCAGCGATGTTTCAGCTGGAAAATGTCCGTGTTGATGTTGAAACAAAAGGTGAATTCACTTACGGCATGACGGTTATCGACGGTAGTGACCGACCAAACCGAGAACCAAACGTTCAATTCGCCCGCCAGCTTGACTCGGACCGGTTTTGGCAGCTGTTTATGAATGCATTGTCCGAATGA
- a CDS encoding class I SAM-dependent methyltransferase has product MIEDTGERIIPENMKITNEMLMEHVARYHFASDYVYGRVLDFASGAGYGTHILAKRSKAEVHEVIGVDLDPDAIHYARGTYHHPSSAFMEGDVTNVGLPEKLGTFDCVVSFETIEHIEAEEQFLANVYALLKPGGTLILSTPFGQGRGKPCKSPFHVHQLTVDEFKQLFTGYTIADFYYQRGPLIISAEDYYSGRYPIGIAVCQK; this is encoded by the coding sequence ATGATAGAAGATACAGGGGAACGGATTATTCCTGAAAACATGAAAATAACCAATGAAATGCTGATGGAGCATGTGGCAAGGTATCATTTTGCCAGTGACTATGTGTATGGACGGGTGCTCGACTTTGCCAGTGGTGCGGGTTATGGCACGCATATTCTTGCCAAAAGATCAAAAGCGGAAGTCCACGAAGTTATTGGTGTTGATCTAGATCCGGACGCGATTCATTATGCGCGCGGCACGTATCATCATCCGAGTTCTGCTTTTATGGAGGGGGATGTAACAAATGTTGGTCTGCCGGAAAAGCTGGGAACGTTTGATTGTGTCGTCAGCTTTGAGACGATTGAGCACATAGAGGCGGAGGAACAGTTCTTGGCGAATGTTTATGCATTACTGAAACCTGGTGGCACCCTCATATTATCGACACCGTTTGGACAAGGACGCGGCAAGCCGTGCAAATCACCATTCCATGTGCACCAGCTGACGGTGGATGAATTTAAGCAATTGTTTACAGGCTACACAATCGCTGACTTTTACTATCAAAGAGGCCCGTTAATTATATCTGCAGAGGATTACTATAGCGGTCGATACCCAATCGGAATAGCTGTTTGTCAAAAGTAA
- a CDS encoding sensor histidine kinase, with amino-acid sequence MRKWYHIIPKNTGLSIYAWIIFCILPFYFIFRTSGTWEIIFGIFMVLLFFTAYSVSFLSEGWAVYLSVGVEMVISVVMTVFLGYVYFALFLAFYIGNIQHKAGFITLYVVHLVTTIAAVTISFFTHSALFFSQMPFIAFSVLGVILLPLTIYFRNKQEGLENQLKAANDKISELVVLEERQRIARDLHDTLGQKLSMIGLKSDLAGKLMDVKPDAAKNEINDINQTARTALKEVREMVSNMKGAKLEDEVNRIQEMLKAARIDFHMEGTPELTDTPLFIENVLSMCLKEAVTNVVKHSSASSCTVTISSLPEEIVMEIKDDGVGMVNQKDTYSENGLQGMEERLEFVNGSLEITSANGITLMIRIPKAIQGPEQEG; translated from the coding sequence ATGCGGAAATGGTATCACATTATCCCGAAAAACACGGGGCTTAGTATATATGCGTGGATTATTTTTTGTATTCTGCCTTTCTATTTTATCTTCCGGACATCGGGAACATGGGAAATTATTTTTGGCATTTTCATGGTGTTGCTTTTTTTCACCGCATACAGCGTGTCTTTCCTTTCAGAAGGTTGGGCGGTGTATCTGTCAGTAGGGGTCGAGATGGTTATAAGCGTCGTGATGACGGTGTTTTTGGGATATGTTTATTTTGCATTGTTTTTGGCGTTCTACATCGGAAATATACAGCATAAAGCTGGCTTTATAACATTGTATGTGGTTCATCTGGTTACAACGATTGCAGCGGTTACGATTAGTTTTTTCACCCATAGTGCTTTATTCTTCTCCCAAATGCCATTTATTGCTTTTAGCGTCCTTGGCGTTATTCTGCTGCCTCTAACGATTTATTTCCGAAATAAGCAGGAAGGATTGGAAAACCAATTAAAAGCTGCGAATGACAAAATTTCTGAGTTAGTAGTTCTGGAGGAGCGTCAGCGGATTGCCCGCGATTTGCATGATACGTTGGGACAAAAGCTGTCTATGATCGGTCTGAAAAGTGATTTGGCAGGAAAGCTGATGGATGTTAAACCCGATGCAGCAAAAAATGAAATAAATGATATCAATCAGACGGCTCGTACGGCCCTGAAAGAAGTGCGTGAAATGGTGTCAAACATGAAAGGTGCCAAACTGGAAGATGAAGTCAATCGAATCCAGGAGATGTTGAAAGCTGCCCGGATTGATTTCCATATGGAAGGAACCCCGGAGCTAACAGACACGCCTTTATTTATTGAAAACGTGCTGAGTATGTGTTTGAAAGAGGCGGTGACCAATGTCGTCAAGCATAGCAGCGCGTCTTCCTGTACTGTTACTATTTCATCATTGCCGGAAGAAATAGTGATGGAAATAAAGGATGATGGCGTTGGGATGGTAAATCAAAAAGATACTTATTCCGAAAATGGCCTGCAGGGAATGGAAGAGCGGCTGGAATTTGTCAACGGCAGCTTAGAAATCACTTCCGCCAATGGGATAACCCTGATGATTCGGATACCAAAAGCCATTCAAGGGCCGGAACAGGAGGGATGA
- a CDS encoding C45 family autoproteolytic acyltransferase/hydolase — protein MTEVHTDITQFRGSHYELGYAQGTAIKDSLVLKNRRDSWRIRKPRFETIEQDAKHAFMRFAPGIWEELLGMRDALGMPMTEVLRDFGHYRVNTTPSGCSILTGNDFMVRNYDYHPKTYDGRYSFFQPTDQGHAIIGPTSRVTGRMDGMNEHGLAMGYNFMQRRKPGDGFVCHMIGRIILETCATVDDAVQLLKEIPHRGSFSYIVLDRHEETYVIEASPRGVEARKSRACTNHFELLSHENRHHLDDSKRRLNLIQEQEGQISAHGAFRLMNDKDRGVFADLYKSWAGTIHTTAYFPKERKAWFALGGNQEPVVFDFASWLRGEDVAIKSVHGTLDTELGLSNAD, from the coding sequence ATGACAGAGGTACATACCGATATCACCCAATTTCGCGGTAGTCATTATGAATTGGGTTACGCGCAAGGGACTGCTATCAAGGATTCCCTTGTCCTGAAAAACCGCCGGGACAGCTGGCGCATCCGTAAGCCTCGGTTTGAAACAATCGAACAGGATGCGAAACATGCGTTTATGCGGTTTGCTCCAGGCATCTGGGAGGAGCTCTTAGGTATGCGTGATGCACTTGGTATGCCGATGACGGAAGTGCTGCGGGATTTCGGACATTACCGGGTGAATACAACACCGAGTGGCTGTTCCATTTTGACAGGGAACGACTTTATGGTGCGCAATTATGATTACCATCCGAAGACGTACGATGGGCGTTATAGCTTTTTTCAACCAACAGATCAGGGGCATGCGATCATCGGGCCTACCTCTCGTGTTACCGGTCGCATGGACGGCATGAACGAACATGGGCTAGCGATGGGATACAACTTCATGCAGCGTCGCAAGCCCGGCGATGGCTTTGTTTGCCACATGATAGGACGGATCATTTTGGAGACGTGCGCTACTGTCGATGATGCCGTGCAGCTATTGAAAGAGATTCCCCACCGCGGATCATTTAGTTACATCGTTTTGGATCGTCATGAAGAAACATACGTCATTGAAGCGTCACCGCGTGGCGTAGAAGCACGGAAATCACGTGCATGCACGAATCACTTTGAACTGCTGAGCCACGAGAATCGCCACCATCTGGATGACTCTAAGCGTCGATTGAACCTAATCCAGGAACAGGAGGGTCAAATTAGTGCACATGGTGCGTTCCGGCTCATGAATGATAAGGATCGGGGCGTGTTTGCCGACCTGTATAAAAGCTGGGCAGGCACGATTCATACCACCGCTTATTTTCCAAAAGAACGAAAAGCATGGTTCGCCTTAGGTGGAAATCAGGAACCTGTTGTCTTTGATTTTGCCAGCTGGCTTCGTGGTGAAGATGTGGCAATCAAGTCCGTCCATGGTACATTGGATACGGAGCTGGGGCTGTCTAATGCGGATTGA
- a CDS encoding response regulator transcription factor, producing the protein MIRIVIAEDQRMLLGALGSLLDLEEDMEVVGKARNGEEALALVRQQRPDICMMDIEMPVKSGLDAAEELKDAPCKVIVLTTFARMGYFERARKANVSGYLLKDSPSEDLANSIRTIMNGNRIYAPELVDMAYDHDNPLTDREEQVIKLIAEGKSTKEIASQLYLTNGTVRNYVSVILDKLEVTNRIEAISKAREKGWLH; encoded by the coding sequence GTGATACGTATCGTCATAGCAGAAGACCAACGCATGCTGCTTGGTGCACTTGGATCGCTGCTTGATCTGGAAGAAGATATGGAGGTTGTAGGGAAAGCAAGAAATGGGGAAGAAGCATTAGCACTTGTCCGGCAGCAACGTCCGGATATTTGTATGATGGATATTGAAATGCCGGTAAAAAGCGGCCTTGATGCAGCGGAAGAATTGAAGGATGCCCCTTGTAAAGTCATTGTGTTAACCACTTTTGCACGAATGGGGTACTTTGAACGCGCGCGGAAAGCTAATGTGAGTGGCTATTTGCTGAAGGATAGCCCGAGTGAAGACCTAGCAAATTCCATCCGCACAATTATGAACGGGAACAGGATTTATGCGCCGGAATTGGTTGATATGGCTTACGACCATGACAACCCACTGACAGATCGGGAAGAACAGGTGATTAAGTTGATTGCTGAGGGGAAAAGTACAAAGGAAATTGCAAGCCAGCTTTACCTGACAAACGGTACGGTCCGCAACTATGTATCCGTCATTCTCGACAAACTGGAAGTAACGAACCGGATAGAGGCCATTTCTAAAGCAAGGGAAAAGGGTTGGCTACATTGA
- a CDS encoding SDR family oxidoreductase, giving the protein MQVLVAGANGKIGQNIVKQLHNSDQHTVRAMVRKEEQAEELKKKGIDAVMANLEGRKEAIKKAAKSCDAVIFTAGSGGSTGADKTLLVDLDGAVKTMEAAEEAGADRFVMVSALQANNRNNWNEKIRHYYVAKHYADRFLQATSLNYTIVRPGGLLNEPGTGKVTASENLLERGSIPREDVASTVVASLTEENTYKCAFDLIAGETEISEALKKI; this is encoded by the coding sequence ATGCAGGTTTTGGTTGCAGGTGCGAATGGAAAAATCGGACAGAACATTGTCAAGCAATTGCACAACAGTGATCAACATACAGTAAGAGCCATGGTTCGGAAAGAGGAGCAGGCGGAGGAACTGAAGAAAAAGGGAATTGACGCTGTCATGGCTAATCTTGAAGGTAGAAAGGAAGCAATTAAAAAAGCGGCCAAAAGTTGTGACGCGGTTATTTTTACAGCGGGATCCGGTGGCAGCACGGGCGCTGATAAGACATTACTCGTTGACTTGGACGGTGCAGTCAAAACGATGGAAGCAGCGGAGGAAGCTGGTGCAGATCGTTTTGTCATGGTAAGTGCACTGCAGGCCAACAATCGTAACAATTGGAATGAAAAAATCCGGCATTACTATGTCGCCAAACACTATGCCGACAGATTCCTGCAAGCGACCAGCTTGAATTATACGATTGTCCGGCCGGGTGGTCTTCTAAATGAACCGGGTACAGGCAAAGTCACCGCTTCCGAAAATCTGTTGGAGCGGGGGTCTATTCCACGTGAGGATGTGGCAAGCACGGTCGTAGCCTCCCTAACTGAAGAAAACACATATAAATGCGCGTTTGACCTGATTGCAGGTGAAACGGAAATTAGCGAAGCATTGAAGAAAATATAA
- a CDS encoding DUF2812 domain-containing protein, whose amino-acid sequence MINVFKPFWSYDVAKTEKWLTDMAAQGWSFVDMNTATRQFFFEKEKPEDITFRIQYDKNAKLPVALENDGWHLVFRHRKWQVFRNDQPAQAIRTFPIRDGIIKRNRILMYVFGGIFLYHIFTFFIFLLINVLILTAGGGFHVEGSPFWAVTIAYWMAVWGLVPYSFIKLYRSLRRLKFDTRTTLSSEKPANSTGRIMTKWKFGWNYAPDKLEQWLMKMEKNGYNLMRISMFGLRFQFQEGTPRQVSYCADYQNSHRPSYFDMHLQAGWRLMYSSEAFLSKWTIWAKAYQAGEAPPQLYSDNKHMQKHARRILITNLALFVPIIVLYIALIRMNINMAQTYSFDMNWILVFLLCFIIIEYAILLIQSLLYYRRVKKRVD is encoded by the coding sequence ATGATTAACGTCTTCAAGCCATTTTGGAGCTATGATGTCGCCAAAACAGAAAAATGGTTAACAGACATGGCGGCACAAGGATGGTCCTTTGTGGATATGAATACAGCGACACGGCAATTCTTTTTTGAAAAAGAGAAACCTGAAGATATTACGTTTCGTATTCAATATGACAAAAACGCGAAATTGCCTGTTGCTTTGGAAAATGACGGCTGGCACCTTGTATTTCGGCATCGCAAGTGGCAGGTCTTTCGAAATGACCAGCCTGCACAAGCTATCCGTACATTTCCTATACGTGATGGCATTATTAAGCGTAATCGCATATTAATGTATGTATTTGGCGGTATTTTCCTTTATCATATCTTTACTTTTTTCATTTTCCTGCTTATCAATGTCTTGATACTGACAGCAGGCGGGGGTTTTCACGTGGAGGGAAGTCCGTTTTGGGCGGTAACAATTGCTTATTGGATGGCGGTGTGGGGATTGGTCCCTTATTCCTTCATTAAGCTTTATCGTTCGCTCAGGCGACTCAAGTTTGACACTAGGACAACCCTAAGCAGTGAAAAGCCAGCAAACTCGACCGGCCGCATCATGACAAAATGGAAATTCGGCTGGAATTATGCACCTGATAAACTGGAACAGTGGCTTATGAAAATGGAGAAAAACGGATATAATCTGATGCGCATCAGCATGTTCGGTCTCCGGTTTCAGTTCCAAGAGGGCACACCTAGACAGGTTAGCTATTGTGCGGATTATCAGAACAGTCATCGGCCAAGTTATTTTGATATGCATCTACAAGCAGGGTGGCGGCTTATGTACAGCAGTGAGGCCTTTTTATCTAAATGGACGATCTGGGCTAAAGCATACCAAGCCGGAGAAGCACCGCCACAGTTGTATAGTGACAACAAACACATGCAGAAACATGCCAGGAGGATTTTAATAACCAATCTAGCCCTATTTGTCCCAATCATTGTCCTATACATCGCGCTGATTCGGATGAATATCAACATGGCACAAACTTATAGCTTTGACATGAATTGGATACTAGTGTTTCTGTTATGTTTTATCATCATTGAATATGCGATACTTTTGATCCAATCCTTGCTGTACTACCGGCGGGTCAAGAAGCGGGTAGACTAG
- a CDS encoding D-glycero-alpha-D-manno-heptose-1,7-bisphosphate 7-phosphatase: protein MHRGIFLDRDGVINEVLSDRVKFVNKPSDFYLLDGVAEAISIFNDIGYHVFVVTNQGGIGLGYMKEEALEAIHKQMKEDIAAFGARIDDIAYCPHKPHAGCACRKPRPKMILDLAEKHDITLNESFMAGDREPDIAAGEQAGTTTVLIGHREREQQKAGADMDFPNLLAFARWLHKQ, encoded by the coding sequence ATGCATCGTGGTATTTTTTTGGACCGGGACGGGGTTATTAATGAAGTGCTTAGTGATCGGGTGAAATTCGTCAACAAGCCAAGTGACTTCTATTTATTAGATGGGGTCGCAGAAGCAATCAGCATATTTAATGATATAGGTTATCACGTATTTGTCGTGACGAACCAAGGCGGAATTGGGCTTGGCTATATGAAGGAAGAAGCACTGGAAGCTATACATAAACAAATGAAAGAAGATATTGCGGCATTTGGTGCGCGAATTGATGATATTGCCTATTGTCCGCATAAGCCGCATGCTGGTTGCGCCTGCCGTAAACCGCGTCCCAAAATGATTCTTGATCTGGCGGAAAAGCATGATATTACACTGAATGAAAGCTTTATGGCCGGTGACAGGGAGCCTGATATAGCTGCTGGCGAGCAGGCTGGAACGACGACAGTGCTTATCGGGCACCGTGAACGTGAGCAGCAAAAGGCTGGAGCGGACATGGATTTTCCGAACCTTTTGGCATTTGCTCGCTGGCTACATAAACAGTAA
- a CDS encoding cation:proton antiporter, which yields MEEMNLHHIFSLILVLVMLAAGITAIAKKFKQPYPIALVIIGAVIGLSNIPFLEPLKTFITEGEVFNFAVLTLFLPALLGEAALKLPFSQLFDNKKPILLLAFGGTFLSFIVIGFSSLWLLQLSVPAAFVFASVMSATDPVSVLSIFKNLGVNKRLSTMIEGESLFNDGLAVVLFNISAFSLLTYMDLGIEGAGLGLWEFVKVVALGLIIGGAGGYVASKLTKYFDDYPLEIIFSIILFYGAYLLAENVGASGVIAVVVAALTLGNYGANIGMSPTTKLNISNFWDVVTLLINSLVFLMVGLEITRIDVADRWGLIFIAILIALIARSIAVYTSTLFTENIPFTWKHILNWGGLKGSLSIALVLSLPRDFDGREDILIFTFSMVLFSLVCQGLTIKPVLDWLGVNKQEKGYEDYEVLLAHAYRYEKALDEIGRVKNNLRVTDAVTHEMVDEYQQSLEKIQNDITDLFEKQPKLKKKQQNILERHSLYAQHEAVERLVREDIISSEAADKITEQIMDHLAELESDH from the coding sequence GTGGAAGAGATGAATCTGCATCATATTTTTTCGCTCATACTTGTTCTCGTCATGCTAGCTGCGGGCATTACGGCGATTGCGAAAAAATTCAAGCAACCCTATCCAATCGCGCTTGTCATTATTGGCGCTGTCATTGGCCTTAGTAACATCCCTTTTTTGGAACCGCTAAAGACCTTCATAACGGAAGGAGAAGTCTTCAACTTTGCCGTTCTTACCCTGTTTTTACCTGCGTTACTTGGAGAAGCTGCATTAAAATTGCCATTTTCCCAGCTGTTCGACAATAAAAAGCCCATTCTCTTGTTGGCATTTGGCGGTACATTTCTGTCATTTATCGTTATCGGATTTTCATCTTTATGGCTCTTGCAGCTATCTGTACCTGCTGCTTTTGTGTTCGCATCAGTCATGAGTGCAACAGACCCTGTCAGTGTGCTGTCCATCTTCAAAAACCTTGGCGTGAACAAACGTCTCTCTACCATGATCGAAGGGGAGAGTTTGTTCAATGACGGGCTGGCAGTTGTGCTGTTTAACATCTCTGCTTTTTCACTGCTTACGTATATGGATTTAGGTATCGAGGGTGCCGGCCTCGGCTTGTGGGAGTTTGTTAAAGTGGTTGCACTTGGGCTGATTATTGGTGGTGCCGGTGGGTATGTTGCATCAAAGCTGACAAAGTATTTTGATGACTACCCGCTGGAGATTATTTTTAGCATCATCTTGTTTTACGGGGCTTATTTATTAGCGGAAAATGTGGGCGCATCTGGCGTTATTGCCGTCGTCGTCGCAGCATTAACGCTTGGAAATTATGGCGCAAACATCGGAATGAGTCCGACAACCAAGCTGAATATTAGTAATTTTTGGGACGTTGTTACCTTACTTATCAACTCGCTCGTCTTTTTAATGGTCGGACTGGAAATCACCAGAATTGATGTCGCCGATCGATGGGGACTAATCTTCATAGCCATTCTGATTGCACTTATCGCCAGAAGCATCGCTGTCTATACGAGCACCCTTTTTACCGAAAATATTCCTTTTACATGGAAACACATTTTAAACTGGGGCGGTCTGAAAGGGTCGCTTTCCATTGCACTCGTGCTCAGTCTCCCTAGAGATTTTGACGGACGTGAGGATATCCTGATTTTTACCTTTAGTATGGTATTATTTTCACTCGTATGCCAAGGTCTTACCATCAAGCCTGTACTCGACTGGCTTGGTGTCAACAAACAGGAAAAAGGCTACGAAGATTATGAAGTGCTCTTGGCCCATGCGTATCGGTACGAAAAGGCCCTTGATGAAATCGGCAGAGTGAAGAATAATTTGCGAGTCACTGATGCGGTCACACATGAAATGGTTGATGAGTATCAGCAATCCCTCGAAAAAATACAAAACGATATTACCGACCTTTTCGAAAAACAACCAAAACTTAAGAAAAAACAGCAGAACATATTGGAACGCCACTCCCTGTATGCCCAGCATGAAGCAGTTGAACGGCTAGTCAGGGAAGACATTATATCCAGCGAAGCAGCTGATAAAATCACGGAACAAATTATGGACCATTTGGCCGAACTGGAAAGTGATCATTAG
- a CDS encoding fatty acid desaturase, which produces MSRQKQAQLKKSVAAFASPDTKASILQLINTIPPFFLIWFLAYESLSVSIWLTLALTVLASGFVVRIFIIFHDCTHGSFFKNGKANRIVGTITGVITLFAFEKWKRSHAIHHATSGNLDKRGTGDVWVMTVDEYMAASFWGRLAYRLYRNPIVMFGLGPLYLYFLSNRFNRKGAKRKERLNTYIINASVAVIYVLLIWTIGWEAFLIIQLPIMFIAGALGIWLFYVQHQFEDSYFENEDEWDFVKAAVDGSSYYKLPKVLQWLTGSIGFHHVHHLSPKVPNYHLEKAHESTPPLKQATTITLASSLKSIRFRLYDETNKTFISFKEVKGLLKKEKVNIRMSSGRSTVQEK; this is translated from the coding sequence ATGAGCAGACAAAAACAAGCACAGTTGAAAAAAAGCGTTGCTGCCTTTGCTAGTCCAGATACGAAAGCAAGCATACTGCAGCTCATAAACACGATTCCGCCGTTTTTCCTTATTTGGTTTTTGGCTTACGAAAGTCTGTCTGTTTCGATTTGGCTAACGCTTGCCTTGACGGTTTTGGCATCAGGATTCGTCGTTCGTATCTTCATTATTTTTCATGATTGTACACATGGGTCATTTTTCAAAAATGGCAAGGCTAATCGCATAGTTGGAACGATAACCGGCGTCATTACGCTATTCGCTTTTGAAAAGTGGAAACGGAGTCACGCGATTCATCACGCGACAAGTGGTAACCTGGATAAGCGTGGTACGGGTGATGTATGGGTGATGACAGTTGATGAATATATGGCTGCTTCCTTTTGGGGCAGACTTGCTTACAGGCTTTACCGCAACCCGATAGTGATGTTCGGATTAGGGCCGTTGTATCTTTATTTTCTTTCCAATCGCTTTAACCGTAAAGGAGCTAAGCGGAAAGAGCGACTGAACACCTACATCATTAATGCATCTGTTGCCGTTATATATGTCCTGCTAATTTGGACCATCGGGTGGGAGGCATTTCTCATTATCCAGCTGCCGATCATGTTTATTGCGGGTGCGCTGGGGATTTGGTTGTTTTATGTACAGCATCAGTTTGAGGATTCTTATTTCGAAAATGAGGATGAATGGGATTTTGTCAAAGCTGCTGTTGACGGAAGCTCGTATTACAAACTGCCGAAAGTGTTGCAATGGTTGACAGGCAGTATTGGGTTCCATCATGTGCATCACTTAAGCCCTAAAGTCCCGAATTACCATTTGGAAAAAGCTCATGAATCGACACCGCCTTTGAAGCAGGCAACAACGATTACGCTAGCCTCCAGCTTAAAGTCCATCCGCTTCCGTCTGTATGATGAAACGAACAAGACGTTTATTAGTTTTAAAGAGGTTAAAGGATTGTTGAAAAAAGAAAAGGTGAACATACGGATGAGCTCAGGACGATCAACCGTTCAGGAAAAATAA